One genomic region from Osmerus mordax isolate fOsmMor3 chromosome 4, fOsmMor3.pri, whole genome shotgun sequence encodes:
- the cstpp1 gene encoding centriolar satellite-associated tubulin polyglutamylase complex regulator 1 isoform X1, translating to MCTKMNRFNPALSVDEYLGETNVLFYLNDAVTQLLEHKEEYIQFGVVRYFAEYFSSVKNGNHVLFREFSYIKATPHNRASFIRVFWRCYRQIGKNGDLLAMLEYSSLLQLLCPDFPLEMVQNAARIVLMEDAMDCLLSFSDFLYSFQLQFYFEEFLESVSMIYQDLLSGKSPNTVIVPTSTSVEQLHPVAAEEDDTQEGVDSCLFGDCIEGLCERFKHSYPSTPAIREVLEQSQKVSFYSFLMALARHEGINQDIGALPNKAELLIDPEMDQEVEKLISQVAISPTSNSSSSAPGLKEPPRKASPRKSLHHRKRIEMESDGSTEETDSSEN from the exons ATGTGCACGAAAATGAATCGATTCAATCCGGCTCTTTCAGTGGACGAATACCTTG GCGAGACGAATGTGCTTTTCTACCTAAATGATGCAGTGACTCAACTACTGGAACACAAGGAAGAATACATCCAGTTTGGCGTGGTTCGGTACTTTGCTGAGTA CTTTAGCAGTGTGAAGAATGGCAACCATGTCCTCTTCAGGGAGTTTAGCTACATCAAGGCCACACCTCATAACAGGGCCTCCTTCATCCGAGTCTTCTGGAGGTGCTACAGGCAGATTGGGAAGAATGGAG ATCTCCTGGCCATGCTAGAGTATAGTTCCCTGCTGCAGCTCCTCTGTCCAGACTTCCCACTGGAGATGGTTCAGAATGCAGCCAG GATTGTTCTGATGGAAGATGCCATGGACTGCCTGCTGTCCTTTTCCGACTTCCTCTACTCATTCCAACTGCAGTTCTACTTTGAGG AGTTCCTGGAGAGTGTTTCCATGATCTACCAGGACCTACTGTCAGGCAAAAGCCCCAACACAGTCATCGttcccacctccacctcagTGGAGCAGCTCCACCCGGTGGCGGCTGAGGAGGACGACACCCAGGAGGGGGTGGACTCCTGTCTGTTTGGGGATTGCATAGAGGGCCTCTGTGAGAGGTTCAAACACag ctacccctccaccccagccatCAGAGAGGTCCTGGAGCAGAGCCAGAAAGTCTCATTCTACAGCTTCCTCATGGCTCTGGCAAGGCATGAAGGCATCAACCAGGATATTG GCGCTCTGCCCAACAAGGCTGAGCTGCTCATTGACCCAGAAATGGACCAGGAGGTGGAGAAGCT gaTCTCCCAGGTCGCCATCAGCCCCACgtccaacagcagcagcagtgctCCGGGGCTGAAGGAGCCCCCCAGGAAGGCTTCCCCTCGCAAGTCCCTGCACCACCGCAAGAGGATTGAGATGGAGAGCGATGGCTCCACAGAGGAGACTGACTCCTCAGAGAACTGA
- the cstpp1 gene encoding centriolar satellite-associated tubulin polyglutamylase complex regulator 1 isoform X2, protein MCTKMNRFNPALSVDEYLGETNVLFYLNDAVTQLLEHKEEYIQFGVVRYFAEYFSSVKNGNHVLFREFSYIKATPHNRASFIRVFWRCYRQIGKNGDLLAMLEYSSLLQLLCPDFPLEMVQNAARIVLMEDAMDCLLSFSDFLYSFQLQFYFEEFLESVSMIYQDLLSGKSPNTVIVPTSTSVEQLHPVAAEEDDTQEGVDSCLFGDCIEGLCERFKHSYPSTPAIREVLEQSQKVSFYSFLMALARHEGINQDIGSPRSPSAPRPTAAAVLRG, encoded by the exons ATGTGCACGAAAATGAATCGATTCAATCCGGCTCTTTCAGTGGACGAATACCTTG GCGAGACGAATGTGCTTTTCTACCTAAATGATGCAGTGACTCAACTACTGGAACACAAGGAAGAATACATCCAGTTTGGCGTGGTTCGGTACTTTGCTGAGTA CTTTAGCAGTGTGAAGAATGGCAACCATGTCCTCTTCAGGGAGTTTAGCTACATCAAGGCCACACCTCATAACAGGGCCTCCTTCATCCGAGTCTTCTGGAGGTGCTACAGGCAGATTGGGAAGAATGGAG ATCTCCTGGCCATGCTAGAGTATAGTTCCCTGCTGCAGCTCCTCTGTCCAGACTTCCCACTGGAGATGGTTCAGAATGCAGCCAG GATTGTTCTGATGGAAGATGCCATGGACTGCCTGCTGTCCTTTTCCGACTTCCTCTACTCATTCCAACTGCAGTTCTACTTTGAGG AGTTCCTGGAGAGTGTTTCCATGATCTACCAGGACCTACTGTCAGGCAAAAGCCCCAACACAGTCATCGttcccacctccacctcagTGGAGCAGCTCCACCCGGTGGCGGCTGAGGAGGACGACACCCAGGAGGGGGTGGACTCCTGTCTGTTTGGGGATTGCATAGAGGGCCTCTGTGAGAGGTTCAAACACag ctacccctccaccccagccatCAGAGAGGTCCTGGAGCAGAGCCAGAAAGTCTCATTCTACAGCTTCCTCATGGCTCTGGCAAGGCATGAAGGCATCAACCAGGATATTG gaTCTCCCAGGTCGCCATCAGCCCCACgtccaacagcagcagcagtgctCCGGGGCTGA